From the Paenibacillus sp. FSL H8-0548 genome, one window contains:
- the ltrA gene encoding group II intron reverse transcriptase/maturase: MNAERLTTPKENVQQLQEKLGQAVKENKKRRFHALYDKVYRRDMLWEAWRRVRANKGAAGVDGQTLAEIEKQGDFNFIEECHRLLKEGTYHPAPVRRQYIPKKDGKQRPLGIPTVRDRVIQMATKMIMEPIFEMDFQEVSFGFRPKRSAKQALERIRKACNRKGNWVIDVDIQGYFDAINQEKLMKLVAMRISDRRILKLVRKWLGAGVMEEGQVRRSDLGTPQGGVISPLLANIYLNYFDLLWERHGKSLGELTRYADDLVVVCKTKKEADRAYALIQAIMERLELTLHPEKTRIVGLWTGEEGFDFLGMHHRKTKAETSQGRVYYTTQQWLTRKAEERIREVVKERLAPPGMRQKSVEEHVAWLNPKIQGWRNYYYTAYSQQKLAKLDWYIMQRFMRWYAKKRQRARWKSSFQEVKHLIKLHGLKTLL; this comes from the coding sequence TCAACAACTCCAAGAGAAACTAGGTCAAGCGGTCAAGGAAAACAAGAAGCGCAGATTCCATGCCTTGTATGACAAGGTGTACCGAAGAGATATGCTCTGGGAAGCATGGCGCCGAGTACGTGCCAATAAAGGCGCAGCAGGCGTTGATGGCCAAACCCTTGCAGAAATTGAAAAGCAAGGAGATTTCAACTTCATCGAAGAGTGTCATCGCTTACTGAAAGAAGGCACGTATCATCCAGCGCCGGTCAGAAGACAATACATTCCGAAGAAAGATGGCAAGCAAAGACCATTAGGTATCCCAACGGTACGTGACCGCGTCATCCAAATGGCAACGAAAATGATCATGGAACCCATCTTTGAAATGGATTTTCAGGAAGTCTCGTTCGGCTTTCGGCCAAAACGCAGTGCCAAACAAGCGCTAGAACGCATTCGGAAAGCCTGCAACCGCAAAGGGAATTGGGTGATCGACGTCGACATCCAAGGCTACTTTGATGCCATTAATCAAGAGAAGCTGATGAAACTGGTGGCGATGCGAATCAGTGATCGGCGGATATTGAAGCTAGTGCGAAAGTGGCTAGGTGCGGGGGTTATGGAAGAAGGTCAAGTACGGCGCTCAGATTTAGGCACGCCGCAGGGCGGAGTCATTTCGCCGCTGCTCGCGAATATTTATCTGAACTACTTCGATCTGTTGTGGGAACGCCACGGTAAGAGTTTGGGAGAATTGACGCGCTATGCAGACGATCTGGTGGTCGTTTGCAAGACGAAGAAAGAGGCAGACCGAGCCTATGCGCTGATCCAAGCGATCATGGAACGGCTTGAGCTCACCTTGCATCCTGAGAAAACGCGAATCGTAGGATTGTGGACAGGTGAGGAGGGTTTCGACTTTCTAGGCATGCATCACAGGAAGACGAAAGCGGAAACGTCGCAAGGACGCGTTTACTACACGACCCAGCAGTGGCTAACCCGGAAGGCGGAGGAACGTATACGGGAAGTGGTCAAAGAACGACTTGCCCCGCCAGGGATGCGACAAAAATCAGTCGAAGAACATGTGGCATGGTTAAACCCGAAAATCCAAGGGTGGCGGAACTATTACTATACCGCCTATAGCCAGCAGAAATTGGCGAAATTGGATTGGTATATTATGCAACGGTTCATGAGATGGTATGCGAAGAAACGTCAGCGAGCGAGATGGAAGAGTTCCTTTCAAGAAGTAAAACACCTGATCAAGCTTCACGGATTAAAGACGCTCTTGTAA